From Woronichinia naegeliana WA131, the proteins below share one genomic window:
- a CDS encoding transposase has product MLEWWTKNFASCELGDERLNNRAFSIGKKLSEGFGKALSEVFKGGNELKRAYEFLGIRKQTLSR; this is encoded by the coding sequence ATGTTGGAATGGTGGACAAAAAACTTTGCCAGTTGTGAATTGGGAGACGAGAGGCTAAACAATCGTGCCTTCTCGATTGGGAAAAAGTTAAGTGAGGGGTTTGGAAAAGCCTTATCAGAAGTGTTTAAGGGAGGAAACGAGTTAAAGAGGGCCTATGAATTTTTGGGAATCCGAAAACAGACTTTGTCAAGATAA
- a CDS encoding transposase, producing the protein MYVGDGIKVGKEGRKMPGVKRLHQESEDVSKPEWIRGHYFNALSILVGVGKACFALPLVLRLDDGIKSKATEKGEGKGKKKVKTSLVTKMADLCVTYAEAGSYVILDAYFACEPVLKSFRQNALHLITRVRCSTVAYAPFCSVPTLTGRGRPRIWGSSIKLEKLFALAADFPTAKVWLYGQQVTVSYQCFEFHWDSPHQLVKFVLTQLPNGRRLILLSTDLCLTGPEIIAAYGLRFKIEVTFRQLVHLLGSFAYRFWLKSLPTLPTWPSNLILSDYPQAVQTQILNKVEAFERFVNLNAIALGLLQILALELPQGIWANFPRWFRTLPSHGYPSERIAQLALQHQAQMIFPQSPPSLLLPKFLTAKLASSPSPDMLTFVA; encoded by the coding sequence GTGTATGTGGGTGATGGCATCAAAGTGGGGAAAGAAGGACGCAAGATGCCAGGTGTAAAACGACTACACCAAGAATCGGAAGATGTGTCCAAGCCAGAGTGGATAAGGGGTCATTACTTCAATGCCTTGAGTATTTTGGTGGGAGTAGGGAAAGCCTGCTTTGCCTTGCCCTTAGTGTTGCGGCTAGACGATGGCATCAAGTCCAAAGCAACCGAGAAGGGGGAGGGAAAAGGCAAAAAAAAGGTGAAGACGAGCCTGGTGACAAAAATGGCTGACCTTTGTGTTACTTACGCAGAGGCAGGGAGTTATGTAATTTTGGATGCTTATTTTGCTTGCGAACCAGTGCTCAAAAGTTTTCGCCAGAACGCCTTGCATCTAATCACAAGAGTGCGTTGCTCCACCGTCGCCTATGCCCCCTTTTGTTCCGTGCCGACGCTGACGGGGAGAGGACGACCACGGATTTGGGGGAGTTCGATAAAACTAGAAAAGCTGTTCGCTCTGGCGGCGGACTTTCCGACAGCTAAAGTCTGGCTCTATGGTCAACAAGTCACGGTTTCTTATCAGTGCTTTGAGTTCCACTGGGATAGTCCCCATCAGCTCGTCAAGTTTGTTCTGACCCAATTGCCTAACGGACGACGACTGATTCTGCTTTCTACTGATCTCTGTTTGACTGGACCTGAGATTATTGCCGCTTACGGTCTCCGATTTAAGATTGAAGTCACTTTTCGTCAATTAGTCCATCTTTTGGGCAGCTTTGCCTATCGTTTTTGGCTTAAGAGTCTTCCTACTTTACCTACCTGGCCCAGCAATCTTATCCTCAGTGACTATCCACAAGCTGTTCAGACTCAGATTTTAAACAAGGTAGAAGCCTTTGAGCGTTTTGTTAACCTTAATGCCATTGCTTTAGGGCTACTTCAAATTCTCGCCTTAGAGTTACCCCAGGGGATTTGGGCTAATTTTCCTCGATGGTTTCGGACATTACCATCCCATGGCTACCCTAGTGAACGGATTGCTCAACTAGCCCTTCAACATCAAGCCCAAATGATTTTTCCTCAAAGTCCACCCAGTCTGCTTTTGCCTAAATTCCTTACCGCTAAACTTGCCTCTTCCCCAAGCCCTGATATGCTTACTTTCGTCGCATAG
- a CDS encoding IS1634 family transposase: protein MTQLNVKNLDHLGIIAAIVDELGLVDYINEQLGENDRAKISAGLVVKAMILNGLGFINSPLYLFSRFFEDKPVEHLLGKGIKASDLNDDRLGRVLDLIFMAGISRLFLGICLKAVEIFKIVMKSSHLDSSSLSVQGEYKLSVEREDKESQIIHITHGYSKDKRPDLKQFVLNLVCWGDGDIPAFLELGDGNQSDKKEFAKLLKKFNEQWQFDGLYIADSALYSADNLQKLTGIYWLCSVPKTIREVQDAVSQLASEQFITTDLEGYRLTSLESEYGGVKQRWIVVDSEQKKALDLKQLTKKTEKATAQAQRQLEQLQHQEFACREDALTALSRWEKSLEWHLLQDLTVVEKCHYGHRGKPRPHEQPIRRSYHAQATFSLNSAKVQASERAAGRFVLATNQLDGDSLSDEQLLVHYKQQQGVERGFRFLKDPLFLASSVFLKTPERIMALSFIMVLCLLVYSLGQRKLRLALAEQEETVPNQLGKPTQRPTLRWIFQMLRGVHWVVLDNCPQIINLTLERERILRFFGATTCQYYLLS from the coding sequence ATGACCCAATTAAACGTTAAAAATCTCGACCATTTAGGAATAATCGCGGCGATAGTTGATGAACTAGGTCTAGTGGATTATATCAATGAACAACTAGGAGAAAATGACCGTGCTAAAATCAGTGCGGGTCTGGTAGTGAAAGCGATGATTCTCAATGGCTTAGGCTTTATCAACTCTCCTTTATATTTGTTCAGTCGTTTTTTTGAAGATAAACCAGTAGAACATCTTTTAGGAAAAGGAATAAAAGCCAGCGACCTGAATGATGACCGTTTAGGGAGAGTCTTAGATTTAATCTTTATGGCCGGCATCAGCCGTTTGTTTCTCGGAATTTGTCTAAAAGCCGTAGAAATCTTCAAAATAGTGATGAAAAGTTCCCATTTAGACTCCAGTTCATTATCGGTACAAGGGGAATATAAATTATCGGTGGAGAGAGAAGACAAAGAAAGCCAAATAATCCATATCACTCATGGCTATTCAAAGGATAAGCGACCAGACTTGAAACAATTTGTCTTGAATCTAGTCTGTTGGGGGGATGGCGACATTCCCGCTTTTCTCGAATTAGGAGATGGCAATCAAAGTGATAAAAAAGAGTTTGCTAAACTCTTGAAAAAGTTCAATGAGCAGTGGCAATTCGATGGTTTGTATATAGCAGATTCAGCCTTATACAGTGCCGATAACTTGCAAAAGTTAACCGGCATATACTGGTTATGTTCTGTGCCGAAAACGATTAGAGAAGTGCAGGATGCGGTCAGTCAATTAGCCTCGGAGCAATTCATCACAACTGATTTAGAGGGCTATCGTCTTACCTCCTTAGAAAGTGAATATGGGGGAGTCAAACAACGTTGGATAGTGGTAGATAGCGAGCAAAAAAAAGCTTTAGACCTCAAACAACTGACGAAGAAGACAGAGAAAGCAACGGCTCAAGCTCAAAGACAATTAGAACAATTACAGCATCAGGAATTTGCTTGTCGGGAGGATGCTTTAACCGCCCTGAGCCGATGGGAGAAGAGTTTAGAATGGCATCTTCTTCAAGACCTAACTGTCGTCGAAAAATGTCATTACGGTCATCGAGGTAAACCCCGTCCCCATGAACAGCCCATTCGTCGTAGCTATCATGCCCAAGCCACTTTCAGCCTCAATAGTGCGAAAGTTCAAGCTTCAGAGCGGGCAGCAGGACGTTTTGTCTTGGCGACGAATCAGCTAGATGGAGACTCTTTGAGCGATGAGCAACTGCTTGTCCACTACAAGCAACAGCAAGGGGTAGAGCGAGGTTTTCGCTTCCTTAAAGACCCTCTGTTTTTGGCGTCCAGTGTTTTTCTCAAAACCCCTGAGCGGATTATGGCATTGAGTTTCATCATGGTGTTGTGTTTACTGGTGTACAGCTTGGGACAACGTAAACTGAGACTGGCTCTGGCAGAGCAGGAGGAGACTGTGCCTAATCAGTTGGGAAAGCCGACTCAGCGTCCGACACTGCGTTGGATTTTTCAGATGTTGAGAGGAGTTCATTGGGTTGTACTGGATAATTGTCCCCAAATAATCAATCTAACGCTTGAGCGAGAGAGGATTTTGCGCTTTTTTGGGGCTACTACTTGTCAGTATTATCTTTTGTCATAA
- a CDS encoding IS4 family transposase: protein MTTAAVEEYKIMLSVGDTTFLDYRNIKEKREGYGPTGKGGNGLILHSALAIEPEKGQVLGLLWQKLWNREVKEKPPTDETAKQKKERQKEQRKAARQRPFEEKESYKWVEALNTCEKQVESSTRVIHVFDREGDVSEVFDSVRQLKHTGVLVRASHNRSLDKNSERLWQHLESEPIRFHQEIEIPSTGKRKARKVKLAVRFCSVNLRTPYRFDNRDPLNVYAVYATEIDCPEGETPLSWMLLTTEVVETIEMAVTILRWYTYRWRVEEFHKVLKSGCQSERYRLASDGMKTLLGFLSVIAVELLHVTYLHRTQPDALAIEILNPLQLQVLKAAASQKLPPILTVAWAVESVAFLGGYLEHRRKTPLGIQVLWRGWLKLHDLCQGWQLAIRT, encoded by the coding sequence ATGACAACTGCCGCCGTAGAAGAATATAAGATAATGCTATCAGTCGGAGATACGACCTTCTTAGATTATCGCAATATCAAGGAAAAAAGGGAAGGGTATGGGCCGACTGGAAAAGGAGGGAATGGATTAATACTGCATAGTGCTTTAGCAATTGAGCCAGAAAAAGGACAAGTATTAGGTTTATTATGGCAAAAACTGTGGAATAGGGAGGTAAAAGAAAAGCCCCCAACAGATGAAACGGCGAAGCAGAAAAAAGAAAGACAGAAAGAACAAAGAAAAGCAGCTCGTCAAAGACCATTTGAGGAAAAAGAATCCTACAAATGGGTAGAGGCTCTAAACACCTGTGAGAAACAGGTAGAAAGTTCAACGAGGGTAATTCATGTATTTGACAGAGAAGGAGATGTTTCAGAAGTCTTTGACTCAGTGCGTCAACTCAAGCATACAGGAGTGCTGGTCAGAGCGTCTCATAATCGTAGTTTAGACAAAAATAGTGAACGACTTTGGCAACATTTGGAATCAGAACCGATTCGTTTTCATCAAGAAATCGAGATTCCGAGTACAGGAAAAAGAAAAGCACGGAAGGTTAAGCTTGCCGTCCGATTTTGCTCAGTTAATCTACGAACTCCCTATCGTTTTGATAATCGTGACCCGTTGAATGTCTATGCTGTTTATGCGACAGAAATCGATTGTCCCGAAGGCGAAACTCCTTTATCTTGGATGCTTCTGACTACAGAAGTTGTTGAGACTATTGAGATGGCTGTCACTATTCTTCGTTGGTACACCTACCGATGGCGGGTTGAAGAATTTCATAAAGTCCTTAAGTCTGGTTGTCAGAGTGAGCGTTATCGACTTGCCTCTGATGGAATGAAAACTCTTTTGGGTTTTTTAAGTGTCATTGCTGTTGAACTTTTACACGTTACTTATCTTCATCGTACCCAGCCCGATGCTCTCGCGATTGAAATTCTTAATCCTCTTCAACTTCAGGTGTTAAAAGCAGCCGCCTCTCAAAAACTTCCCCCTATTTTGACTGTTGCTTGGGCTGTCGAGTCTGTTGCTTTTCTTGGTGGTTATCTTGAACATCGTCGTAAAACTCCTCTCGGTATCCAAGTCCTTTGGCGCGGTTGGTTGAAGTTGCATGACCTTTGCCAAGGCTGGCAGCTTGCAATCCGCACTTAA
- a CDS encoding ISKra4 family transposase, translating into MKTLVGEVEISQKQARKLKVSPKIVLSPGLEKCCLRASAKTSYQQAEEDIEELMGIKVGHSSLHRLVERTELPLAQAQSESAGVSIDGGKICLRGEEKEGGQWRDYKLVSLHGNVCEAFFQDPEGLKNWSNVQPLSPIVTFLGDGHPAIWNAVESFATQSWLIRREVLDWYHLKENLFKVGGSLKRLEAVEHLLWRGFVNKAIDAFDGVKSKRAKNFQAYLTKHYQRIPDYQYYQQLGIVIGSGDVESKIKQVGARVKLSGARWHLHNVSRILRLRCAYLNHSPLLSVNVLS; encoded by the coding sequence ATCAAAACCCTAGTCGGAGAAGTGGAAATAAGCCAAAAACAAGCCAGAAAACTAAAGGTGTCGCCAAAAATCGTCTTAAGTCCAGGTTTAGAGAAATGCTGTCTAAGAGCCAGTGCGAAAACATCCTACCAACAAGCAGAAGAAGATATAGAGGAGTTGATGGGGATAAAAGTAGGACATAGCAGTTTACATCGCTTGGTAGAACGGACAGAACTGCCCTTAGCTCAAGCTCAGTCAGAGAGTGCGGGGGTCAGTATAGATGGGGGAAAGATTTGTCTGCGGGGCGAGGAGAAGGAAGGGGGACAGTGGCGAGATTATAAACTGGTGAGTCTTCATGGCAATGTCTGTGAAGCCTTTTTCCAAGACCCAGAGGGCTTAAAGAATTGGAGCAATGTTCAACCTTTGTCCCCAATAGTGACCTTTTTGGGAGATGGTCATCCCGCAATCTGGAATGCGGTAGAGAGTTTCGCCACTCAATCGTGGCTGATACGACGAGAGGTGTTGGATTGGTATCATCTCAAGGAGAATCTGTTCAAAGTGGGTGGCTCTCTCAAACGGCTAGAAGCAGTGGAGCATTTACTGTGGCGGGGTTTTGTGAACAAGGCAATAGATGCGTTTGATGGAGTCAAAAGCAAGAGGGCAAAGAATTTTCAAGCCTATTTGACGAAGCATTATCAGCGTATCCCTGATTACCAATACTATCAACAGCTTGGTATTGTGATTGGTTCTGGTGATGTGGAGTCTAAGATTAAACAGGTGGGAGCTAGGGTTAAATTGTCGGGAGCACGTTGGCATCTTCATAATGTTTCTCGTATTCTTCGGCTACGATGTGCTTATCTCAATC